The following nucleotide sequence is from bacterium.
CCAGTACTCGTCCGCGGGATACGTCCCGGCGTCGTAGCCGCGCCGGTGCTCCCAGTACGCCGCGGTAAACGCCTCGACCGAGACCCCGACTCGAACCGCCATCGCGGTCACGATCTCCGGCGGCTGCGGCAGGCTCAAGACGTTGCCGTAGTCGAGGATGAGGGCGCGGGGCAAAGTTTTCGTAATGCTTTGCATTATAACAATCGCATTCCGTGCGGGTGCGCGCGGCGGCATAATGAGGGTGTGTACGGCCGGGTGATCGTCGCCACGCTGTGCGTGACCGAGACGGTGTCGTGGGGCATCGTCTACTACGGCTTCCCCGTGTTTCTCCAGGCGATGGAGCGCGACCTCGGCGCGTCGCGCGTCGCCGTGACGGGGGCGCTGTCGCTCGCGCTCGCGGTGGCCGCGCTGGCCGCCCTCCCGGCGGGGCGGTGGATCGACCGCCACGGCGCCCGCGCGCTCATGACGACCGGGTCGGTCCTCGCGGTCGTCCTGCTGATCGCCTGGTCGCGCGTGCAGTCGGTCGGGGCCCTCTACGGCGTATGGGCCTTCATGGGCCTGGCGATGGCCATGATCCTGTACGAGCCGGCCTTCGCCGCGGTCGTTCAGTGGTTCCCGCAGCATCGCGATCGGGCGCTGCTCACCGTCACCCTGGTCGCGGGCTTTGCCAGCACGATCTTCATGCCGGTCGCCGCGTGGCTGCTGGACGCTCTCGGCTGGCGCGCCGCCGTCGCGACCCTGGCCGCCGTCCTGGGCGTCATCACGATCCCGGCCCATGCGCTGCTGCTCCGGGCGCCCGACGGACTCGGGACCGCCGCGGGACCGGGCGCGCGGGCGTCGCGCGACGCCACGCTCGGCGCGGCGCTGCGGCACGACGTGTTCTGGATCCTCGCCGCCGCCTTCGCGCTGGGGAGTTTCACAGTCTCGTCCGTCAGCGTGCACATGATCCCTTACCTCGCGCAGCACGGCTACTCTACCAAGGTCGCGGCGGCCGTCGTCGGCTGGATCGGGGGGATGCAGGTCCCGGGACGGCTCCTGTTCGTGCCCGTCGCCGCCTGGCTCGGCGCCGCGTGGGTCACCGGATCGCTGTTCTTCGCGCAGGCCGCGGCCATGGCGCTGGCGGCGGCCGGGGTGCTGGGCGCCGGCCTCATCCCGATCGTCCTGCTCTACGGGGCGTCCGCCGGCATGCTGACGTTGGCCCGGGCGACCGTCGTGGCCGACGTCTGGGGCCGCCGGCACTACGGCAGCATCGCGGGGGCGATGGCGGTCCCGGCGAACCTGGCGCGCGCGCTCGGACCCGTCGGGGCCGCGCTCCTGTACGCGTGGCTCGGCGGGTACGCGCGGGTGTTCTGGCTGCTCACCGCCTCCCTCGCCCTCGCCGGCCTCACAGTCCTTGTGACCGAGCACCGCACCGCGGCCCGGCCGGCCGCCTCACCCGGCGGCGCGACGGCGACCAACGGCCGGTAACGACTCCCCAGACGGGAGACACCCCCCGGCGCGGGGAAAGTAGCCATGTCATGCCGGGTGGTGCGACGCTTCAGGCCGGTGAGATCCACCGCGTGTGGACCGTCTTTCTCCTCACGGCCGCCGGTGTTGCCGGGACCGTCTACGCGCTGATCTTCTGGTCCATTCTCCGCTACCGCCGGCGCGGCGATGCGCTCCCCGCGCAGATCCGGAACCACATCGTCGCCGAGGCGGTCTTCACCCTCATTCCGCTGCTCATCGTCGCCGCGCTCTTTGCCGTGTCGTTCGCGGCTGAGCGTCGCATCGAACGGCTGGATCCGCGCCCGGCGGTGACGGTCCGCGTCACCGGATTCGAGTGGTCGTGGCGCTTCGAGTATGCCGGCGGCGGGCCGACGGTGAGCGGCACGCCAAACCGCCCGCCGGTGCTGGTGGTGCCGGCGGGGCGCCCGGTCCGGATCGTCATCACGTCGGCCGACGTCGATCACTCGTTCTTCGTCCCGGCGTTCCTGTTCAAGCGGGATGCGATCCCGGGCCTCGTCAGCAGCTTCGATCTCTCCGTCACCCGCCCGGGCGTCTACCGCGGGGAATGCGCGGAGTTCTGCGGGCTGGACCATGCCGCGATGACCTTCACCGTCTCGGCCGTGACGTCGCAGGCCTTCGACGACTGGCTGCGCCGGAGCCGGCCGTGAGCGCCGCGGCGGCGCTGCCGGCCCCGGCCTCCCGCGTCGGCCTGCTCGGCTGGCTCACCACCACGAACCACAAGCACATCGGCATCCTCTACATGACGACGACGCTGGGATTCTTCGCCATGGCGGGCCTGATGTCGCTCGTGATCCGGGCCGATCTCGCGGTCCCGAACCACCCGCTCGTCGGCCGCCAGGTCTACGCGGAACTGTTCACGCTGCACGGCACCGGGATGATCTTTCTCGTCATCGCCCCGTTCGGCCTGGGCCTCGCCAACTACATCCTGCCGCTGCAGATCGGCGCGCCCGACATGGCCTACCCGCGCCTGAACGCGCTGTCGTACTGGCTGTTCCTCCTCGGCGGCCTCGTCGCCATGAGCGGGCTGGTCACCCGGGGCGGCGCCGCCACCGCGGGCTGGGTCGCCTACGCGCCGCTGTCGACGACCGGCACCCCCGGCATGGGCATGGACCTGTGGATCGTGGGCGTGTTCATGGTCAGCGCCTCCTCGATCATGACCGCGATCAATCTCATCGCCACAACCCTGCTCTACCGGGCGCCGGGGATGACGATGTGGCGGATTCCGGTCTTCTGCTGGGACATGGTCGTGACGTCGCTGATCATACTGATCGCCTTCCCGCCGCTCGCCGCGACGCTCGCGATGCTCCTGATCGACCGCCGGCTCGGCGGACACGTCTTCGATCCGTCGCAGGGCGGCAGCGCCGTCGTCTACCAGCATCTGTTTTGGTTCTTCGGCCACCCCGAAGTGTACGTCATGGCGCTCCCGTACTTCGGGATGATCACGGAGATCATCCCGGTCTTCTCGCGCAAGCCGGTGTTCGGCTATACGGGGTTCGTGCTGTCGACGCTCGCGATCGCGGGGCTGTCGATGACCGTATGGGCCCACCACATGTTCACGACCGGCGCCGTCGTCAACCCCTTCTTCTCCGCGATGTCGCTGCTGATCGCCGTCCCGACCGGCATCAAGTACGTCAACTGGATCGGCACGATGTGGCGGGGCGCGCTCGTGTTCTCGGCGGCGATGCTGTTTGCCGTGGGGTTCCTGCTCAACTTCGTCCTCGGCGGCGTGACCGGCGTCATGATCGCCGCCCCGCCGATCGACTTTTGGGCGGAGGACACCTACTTCATCGTCGCCCACATGCACTACGTCCTCGGCGGCGGGAGCCTGTTCGCGGCCATGGCGGCCGTCTACTACTGGTTCCCCAAGATCACGGGCGTGCTGCTGCGCGAACGCCTGGGCCGCCTCCAGTTCTGGCTGATGTTCGTGGGCTTCAACGCGACGTTCTGGCCGATGCACCTGCTGGGGCTGTGGGGGATGCAGCGGCGCGTCGTGACGTACCCGCCGCTCCCCGGCTGGGGCGCGGCCAATCTCATCGCCAGTCTCGGGTCGGCCGTGCTCGGCGTGGGCGTGCTGGTCTTCCTCTGGAACCTCTGGGTGTCGCTGCGCTCGCCGGTCCGAGCGGGCGCCGACCCGTGGGGCGGCTATACGCTCGAATGGGCCACCACGTCGCCGCCGCCCGAGTTCAACTTCGAGTCGCTCCCGCCCATCCGGTCGGAGCGGCCGGTGTTCGACCTGCATCATCCGGCCGCCGCGGCCCTGGTCCGGGAGGCGCCGTGAGCACCACCGGCCGCGTGATGCTCGGCGCCGCGGCGTTCGCCCTGGTGGTCGCCGCGATCTACTGGTTTGTCAGTTACGAAATGGCCGGCACGCTGATGCTGCTCACAATGACGGCGGGCCTCGCGATCGCCGCCGTCTACCTGGCCGCCCGCCGCGGGTCGCCGGCCGCCGATCGACCCGAGGCACGCCCGGCCGACGCCGCCGGTGAGCCGGTCGGCGTGTTCGCGTCGCACAGCCCCTGGCCGGTGGTCCTGGCCCTCGGCTGCGCCGTCGGGCTCACAGGATTAATTTACGGGTGGTGGCTGGCGGCGCTCGGTGGGCTCGCCGTCACCGCGGCGCTCGTCGGACTGGTGCGCGACGACCGCGCGGCGGAGACGCCCCACGGCTCTCCGGTGCGGCCGTCCGGCGGGGGCTCGGAGACCGGCCCGCCCGCGCGGTCGAGGTGATCGGCGAGGCGCCGGTCCTCCGCGGCCCATGCGGCCGCGATCGCGAGCATCGCGGCGATGACCGGAAGCCCCCCGCCGAGCCACATGACGAGGCCGCCCGCCTGCTGGTCGGCCAGCACCGGCGTGCCCCGGACGGCGGATGCGATCGCGTAATGCGGATAGAGCGGGCGGCGGGCGGCGAAGATCGCCACGCCCAACAGGGATTGCACGGGCAGCGCCGCCGCGACGTACAGCACCCTGAGCCCGTATCCCATGCGCCACGGTGACGGGTCGAGTCCCACGACCGGAGACCAAAACAGGAGCGCCGCCGCGAGGTACAGCGCGTGCTCCGCAACGTGGACGGCCGGATGCTCGAGCGCCGCTTCGTACAGCGGTGAAAAGTGCGAGCCGACGAGCACCGCCGCGTAGGCACCCCACGCGGCGGGGGGCCAGACCATCACCTTCACCGCGCGGCTGTGCGCCAGCCAGGCCGCAAGGCGCTCCAGCGCCGGCACGCCGCTCTGCCGGGCGACGCGCAGCGGCGTGCCGAGCAGGAGCAGCGGCGCGGCGATAACCATGAGCAGCAGGTGCTGCGCCATGTGCGCGCTCAGGAACCACGCCGAGAGCGGATCGAGCGGCGGACCCAGCGCCGCCGCGCCCGCGGCGGCCCCCATCGCGAAGGCCGCGGCGCGGACCGGCGGGAACGGACGGGACGGGTGCCGGCGGTTGTACCGGCGGAGCCCCGCGCCGTACAGTCCGAGCACCGCCGCCGACAGCAGGAACGGCACGGGGATCATCGGCCGTCGTCGGACTCGACGTAGCCGCCGCCGGGACCGCGCCGGAGGGTGTGCCACGCCGCCGCCGGATGCGCGTCGCGGGCCTTGAGTTCCCGGCATGCGACGTAGGTCACCCATCCCACCGCCGCCGGGACCAACAGGACGAGGCCGCGCAGCACGATCGTCACGACCTCGACCGGCACGCCGAAGAGCCGCGCCAGCGCGTCGTTGCTGCCGGCGAGGGTGAGCACCACCAGGAAGGCGAGCCCGCCGGCGCCGACGCCGCTGCGCCCGGGCGCGTCGCGGGCGCGGTCGAGGAAGTGGTGCACCTCGCGGTCGCCGGTCACGCGCTGCTCGATGAACGGCCAGAGCGCGTACGCCGCGATGAGCACGCCCGGCACCACCACACCCGGGAAGAACGGCTCGGGAATCGTGTGCCCGAGCGCGCGAATCTCCCAATTCGGCATGAGGCGCAGGGCGCCTTCGAGCCACCCGACGTACCAGTCCGGCTGCGCGGGCGCGCTCACCGTCGTCGGATCGTACGGGCCGTACAGCCACACCGGGTTGATCTGGAACAGCCCGCCGAGCATGGCCAGCACCGCGAATACCACCAGCGCCAGCCCGATCGACTTCATCGCGTAGTTCGGCCACAGGGGCGAGCCGGTGACCGTGTTCTCCGTCCGGCCCGGCGCGCGAAACTGCGTGTGCTTCTGGTGCCAGATGATCGCGAGGTGCAGCCCCAGGGCGGCGATGATCAGCCCCTGGAGCAGCATGATGTGCAGGGCGAGCAGCCGCCCGATCGTGACCGGCGCAGGGAACTCGCCGCCGAAGAACAGGAACGCCGCCCACGTTCCCACGACCGGGATCGACAGGAGCACGGAGTACGCGATCCGGATGCCGGTGCCGGAGAGCAGATCGTCCGGCAGCGAGTACCCGGTAAACCCGGCGGCCATCGCCAAGAGCAGCAGGCTCGTGCCGATCAGCCAGTTGATCTCCCGCGGCCGTCGGAACGCGCCGGTGAAGAACACCCGCAGGGCGTGCGCGGCGATCGCGGCGACGAAGACGAGGGCGGCCCAGTGGTGGATCTGGCGCATCACGAGGCCCGCCCGCACCTCGAACGAGAGGGACAGCACACTGGCGTAGGCCGCCGACATCCGCACGCCGCGCAGCGGCGCGTACGGTCCCTGGTACACCACGTCCTGGCCCGAGGCCGTGAAGAAGAACGTCAAGAACACCCCGGTCAGGACGAGGAGAACGTAGGCATACAGGGCCACTTCGCCGAGCACGAACGCCCAGTGATCGGGAAATGCCTTGCGCAGCGCCCGGCGCGCGAAGGAGGCCGCGCCGAGGCGGTCGTCGAGCCACAGCACGAGGCGGCGGATCACGAGCGCTCCCAGAATCCCGGCCCGACCGGCGCGGAGAAATCGCCGGTCGCGCGGAGGAAACCGTCCGCGTCGATCCGCAGCGGCAGCTGCGGCAGCGCGCGGGTCGTCGGTCCGAACACCGGCACCGCCCCGCGCAGGACGTCGAACGTGGACTGGTGGCAGGGACACAGCAGCTGATGGGCCGCCGCGCGGTAGAGCCCGACCGGACATCCGGCGTGCGTGCAGATCTTCGAGAAGGCGACGTAGCCGTCCGGCGCCCACGCCGCTCGGGCCGGCGGCAGGTCCAGCAGCGCCGGATCGACGCGGATCAGGAGCGTCTGCGACACCGGCGATCCGGCGTGCCCCTCCGGAAAGACGGTGATGACCGATTGGACGGCAAGCCGGTTGTTGCGGACCCGGCGGCCGTCGCCGTCCACGACAAAGGCGCCGGGGCCCCACTCGGTGTGAAACAGCGACCGGCCGGGCCGCGGCCCGAGCGACCGGATGGGGAAGAAGAGGACCAGCGCCAACCCGGCCAGCGCGCCAAGCAGGAGCCGCGCGAGCGTCCGCCGGCCGGCGAGCAGCTCCTCGCCGGCGACGAGGGCCGCGGTGGCTCCCGCGCGGACGGCCTCCGGCGACGGCTCGGGCTCGCGCACGTCTGTCACCTCTTCGTGCGGCAGGAGCCGCAGCGCCCAGACGATCACGGCGGCCCCGAGGCCGCCGAGCGAGCAGGCCAGCAGGACACCTTCGAGTTGCGGCTGGCCGCCGGCGATGTAGACGGCCGCGAGGGCCAGGCTCGCGCCGATCGACGCGATCAACAGCGCGGCGACCGGCCGTTCTGCGGGGCGCATCAGGTCGTCGTCCCGATCAGGCGAATGATCACGACGAGGAGGGCCAGGCCGATCGCCCATCCGACGAATCCCTCCGCCACCGGCCCCATGTGCCCCAGGCTCAGCCCGCCCGGATTCGGGGCCCGCCGGAGAAACGTGACGTAGCGGACGAGCGAGTCCAGGGCGTGCTGATCGATGGTGCCCGCGTCGAACCGCGGCATCGGATCCGGGCCGATCCGCACGGCCTCGGCGATCTGCCCCGGCGTCGCCTCGTAGAGATCGGGCGCGTCGGCGCCCTCGCCGACCGCGGCGCCCTGGCCCGCGGTCCCGTGGCACGGGGCGCAGTTGGCGGTGAAGATCTTCCCGCCGAGGGCGAGATCGCCGTCCTCGGGATGCACGGCCGGGATCGCCGGACCGCCCGACCCGAGCGACGCCACAAACGCGACGAGGTCGGCGACGTCGCGCGCGGTCCAGGGAGTCCGGCGCCGCAGCATCGGCTGGTGCGGGTCGGCGAGGGGCATCCGCCCGGTCGTCAGGACGAAGTCCACCGCGGCCGTCCCGATGCTCCGAAGCGGGATGCCGTCGGCGGTGCCCTCGCCCACCGCCCCGTGACACGAGGCGCAGTGCGTCGCATAGAGTTCGGCGCCTCGCCGGACGTCGCCCGCCGTCGCGGCGCTCGTCGCCGCCGCCTCACCCGCCCGCGGGAGGTGGCTCATGAGGAACGCCGCGGCGGCCACGATCATCACAGTCACGCCGGCGGCCGCGCTGCGCCACCGGCGGCTCATCGGATGAGCCAGATCGTCGAGAATACCGCGAGCCACACGGCGTCGACGAAATGCCAGTAGTAGATGACGGCGTCGGCGCCCCCCGTCTCAGGCCGGAGGTGTCCGCCGGCGACCTTCGCCGCCAGCCCGGCGAGAAGGATGACGCCCGCCACCATGTGCAGCGCGTGAAACCCCGTCAGGGTGAAGAAGATCGTGCCGTAGGCGTGCGACGCCACGGAAAACCCGGCGGTCGCCCAATCATGGAGCTTGAGCCCGAGAAACGCCACCCCCATCACGGCCGCCAGCAGGAGGCGCCGGACGGCGGCCGCGGGCGCGCCGTCCCGCAGCGCGTGCGCCGCGAGGTGCGCCGGCACGCTCGAGCCGAGCAGAATCGCCGTGGCGATCGACATCTCCACGAGATCGAGGCGCGCGCCCGCCGGAGGCCAGACCGCGGTTTCACCGCGGAGGGTAAAGTACGCCCCGAACAACGCGCCGAAAAACATGGTCTCCGACGCGATGAAAAGGACCATACCCAGGAGGAGCGGCGCCGGACCCCGCGCAAAGCGCGGGGCGCCGCCCGGATGGGCGGCGGCCTGCGTGTTCATGCCGTCAGGGCTTCGCCGCCATGAGAAACAACGCGATCAACAGCGAGAGCGTCACGACCCCGCCCCACATGGCCCAGCGCCGGCTTGCCTGCACGTACGCGTCGGGCAGCGGGCCGCCGCGGGCGCCGCCCGCGAGCGAGGCCATGCGACGCTGCGCCGGGACGAGCACGAGGAGCCACACCAGGATCGCGAGATACAGGAGGCCCTGGCCCCATTCGAGCCAGGGAAGACCGTGCAGGGGCCACGGCCGCCGGGCGGCCATCGCGTAACCCGCCCCGATGAGCAGAATCGCCCCGGGAATGACAAACGCGCGGTCGGCGCGCCCGATGGTGCGCGCTGCGGTGCCTGCCACGACGGCGTCGCCGGTGCGGTCCGCCCCGGCCTTCCACAGCGCGGAGACGATCGCGTTGCCGAGCAGCAACACCGCCCCGAAGACGTGAAGGAACTTGGCCACCTCGTACATCCGCCACCTCCCCGGCTCCATTCGTCCGGGGGCGGCCGGCTCCTCCGGCGGCGCCGCGCACGTTCCAGGCCGTCTCCTCCGCGGGGTACAAAAGGGGCTGATCACAACCGCGCGGAACCTGCCCGAGTTCGCTTCGGGAAGGTCGGAGGTGAGCGGTGGAGGAACGGCCCTGGCACCGGTTCTACGCCCCCGACGTTCCCCGTGACATCAGGATTCCCGCCGTCCCGCTCCAGACGTTTCTCCGTGCGAGCGCCGCCCGGCATCCGCGCCGTCCGGCGATCATCCTGAGCGGCCCCACGTTCCACTCGGCGCTCTCCTACCGGGCGCTGGATGAGCAGAGCGATCGGTTCGCGGGGGCGCTGCGCGCCCTCGGCGTCCGCCGCGGCGACCGCGTTGCGATCTCGCTGCCGAACCTGCCGCAGTATCCGGTCGCCGCGTACGGAACGTTCAAGGCCGGCGCCACCGTCGTCCAGATCAACCCGCTGTACCGGGGCGACGACCTCGCGTTTCTCCTCCGGGACTCGCAATCCAAGGTCCTCATCACGCTGACCCGTCTGTACCCTCCGGTGGCCGCGGTGCGCCGCGACACCGGCCTGGAGCGCATCATCCTGACCAAGGTCGCGGACTACTTCCCGCCGCTGTGGCGCCTGCTCTACCGGGTGCTCCGCGAGCGGCGCGAAGGCGACGCCATGCCCCGCGACGCCGGGCTCGTCCCGTGGACCCGGATGATGCGGGCGCGGCCCCTGCCCGCCTCGGAGGGCGCGGGGCCCGACGACCTCGCCGTGCTGCAGTACACGGGCGGGACGACCGGACGGCCGCGCGGTGCGATGCTGACGCACCGCAATCTCGCCGCCAACGCCGCGCAGGGCCTGGCATGGTTCCGCGACCTGCGGGAAGGCGCCGAATGCTTCCTCGTCGCCCTCCCGCTGTTTCACGTGTACGGCCTGCTCGTGCTGAACGTCGGCGTGCGTCTCGCCGCGACCCACCTGATGGTGTTGATGCGCATGTTCGACGCGCGCCTGGTGGCGGAGCAGGTGCCGCGGTGGCGCCCGACCGTCTTTCCGGGCGTGCCCGCCATGTACGCCGCGATCAACCATCTCAAAGACATCGCCCGCCACGATCTGAAATCGATCCGGTACTGCCTCTCCGGCGCCGCCGGACTGCCGGCGGAGGTGGCGCGGCGGTTCGAGGAGCTGACCGGCGGCCGGCTCGCGGAGGGCTATGGGCTCACGGAAGCGAGCCCGCTCGTGGCCGCGAACCCGATCTGGGCGGGCGGCGTCCAAAAGCCGGGCAGCATCGGAATCCCGGTCCCCGGCACCGACGTCCGCGTCGTGGACGTGGACACCGGCACGCGCGATCTGCCGGCCGGCGAGGCCGGCGAGCTCCTCGTGCGCGGCCCGCAGGTGATGCAGGGGTTCTGGAACGCGCCCGACGAGACCGCCGCCGCCCTGCGCGGCGGGTGGCTCTATACCGGCGACGTGGCGCGGGCGGATTCGGACGGCTTTCTCTTCATCGAAGACCGCAAGAAGGACATGATCATCGTCGGCGGCTTGAAGATCTACCCGCGCGAGATCGAGGACCTGCTCCTGCAGCATCCGCTCGTGCGCGACGCCGCGGTGGTCGGAGTCCGCCATCCCCTGCGGGGAGAAACAATCGTGGCGTACGTGACGCTCGCGCCCGACGCGGCGCCGGCGGCGGGCGCGCCGGCCGGGGAGAACGCGGGGGCGGCCCGCGCCCGCATCCGGGAATGGCTGCGCGACCGGATGCCGGCCTACAAGGTGCCGCGGCGCATCGAAATCGTCGACGCGATTCCGAAAACGCTCATCGGCAAGCCGCTGCGGCGCGTGCTCCGGGAGAGCGCCGCCTCAGCTGCGGCGGGCGACGGAGCGGACGGGGATCCGGCCTAGCGAAAAACCCGGACGCGTTCCGGCGGCCAATAGATCATGACCGCTTCGCCGACGAGGTTGCGCATCGGCACGAAGCCGAACATCCGGCTGTCCTCGCTGTTGCCGCGGTTGTCGCCGAGCACGAAGACGTCGCGCACGGGCACGATCGTCGGCCCGTACGCGCCCACGGTCGGACCGTGGAGGTACGATTCCGGCAGCATGCGGCCGTTCACGTACACGTGGTCGGCGCGGATCTCCACGCGCTGCCCGCCGACGGCCACCACCCGCTTGATGTAGTTTCGCGACGGATCGGTCGGCGGCTTGAGGACGACGATCTCCCCCGGATGCGGCGGCCGGAAGCGGTAGATGAACTTGTTCACCAGCACGCGGTCGCGCGGCAGCAGGTTCGGCTCCATGGAGTACTGCTCGACCTGGAAGGCCTGGGCGACCGAGATCATGATGACCTGAGCGAGCACAAACGCGACGATCAGCGTCCTCAGAAAATCGAAGACCGCCCGCCGCGCATCGCGGACGTTCATTCGGTACCCTCCGGGGGAGGTTATCGGCCGGACGAACACCGTGGCGGAGGGGGTGGGATTTGAACCCACGAGGCGGTTTCCCGCCTACACGCTCTCCAGGCGTGCCGATTCGGCCGGGCTCTCGCACCCCTCCGAGCGTTCCCCATTATAACACGCGCCCGGGCGCGCACACGCGAGAGGCCGGGCGCCTCCGCCGTCTTCCGGGCGCGGCCGCCGCGGGAACTCGCCCTTTGGTCTCTACGTCGCCCGCGACGCCGCCTTGAGCACCGCGCGCTTCGTGTACACCGACGCGAGGTGGGCGCGGAACTCGCTCGACGCGTACAGATCCGCCTGCACGTCGACGCCGTCGGCCGCGCGGGCCGCGGCCGCCGCCACGGTCTGCTCGTCGAGGGTCTTGCCCCGCAGTGCCTGCTCGACGGCGGACGCGCGGTAGGCCTTGCCCGCCACCCCGTTCAGGCCGATCGCCGCCTGTTGCACCTTGCCGCCGCTCATCTGCAGCACGACGGCGACGCCCACGACCGCGTACCCGCTGGCCGGATGCGGGTGCTTCAGGTACGCCGCCGCCTTCCCGGTCACGGGCACGCGGATCTCCGTGATGATCTCGTTCGGCGCGAGCGCCGTGGTCAGCATCTCCACGAAGAAGTCGCGCGCCGGAATGGTCCGCGTCCCCTTGGGGCCGGCGGCGACGATCTCCGCCTCGAGGGCGAGAATCGCGCCGGGATAGTCCGCCGCCGGATCCGCGTGCGCGAGGCTGCCGCCGATCGTCCCGCGGTTCCGGACCTGCATGTCGCCGATGACCGACGCCGTCTCCGGCAGCAGCGGACACCGCGTCCGCAGCACATCGCTCTCCTCGACGGCGTCGTGCGTCGCGAGCGCGCCGATCGCGATCGTCGAGCCGCGGACCTCGATCTTGTCCAGTCCGGGAATCCGTCCGATGTCCACGACCACTTTCGGCTGCGCCAGCCGGAACTTCATGATCGGCAGCAGGCTGTGGCCGCCGGCCAGCACTTTCGCCTCGTCGCCGTGCCGTTCGAGCAGGCCGATCGCCTCCTGCACCGTCGACGGCGAGTGATACTCAAAGGGCGCGGGGATCATCCTGCGGTCACCTCCGGTTCTGATGGCGAAGCGAACTGTGCCGTTGATCCCGCCCGCAGCGGAATCATGAGGCGCTGCTCCTCGGCGCGTTCTTCGCGTTCTTGTGGATCGCGGCCCAGATGCGCTGCGGGGTCAGGGGCATGTCGAGATGGGTGACGCCGAAGGGGCGCAGCGCGTCCAGCACGGCGTTGACCACGGCGGGCGTGCTCGCGATTGTCCCGGTCTCGCCGACGCCCTTCACGCCGATCGGGTTGTGCGGCGAGGGCGTCTCGGTACGATCCGTCACGAACCGCGGGAACATACGGGCCCGGGGGACCGCGTACTCGGCCATCGATCCGGTCAGCAACTGGCCTTCCGGGCTGTAGGCCGCGGCTTCGTACAGCGCCTGGGCGATGCCCTGGACGAGGCCGCCGTGGACCTGCCCGTCGACGATCAGGGGATTGATCACCCGGCCGCAGTCGTCCACGGCGACGTACCGCCGCAGCTCCACCTCGCCGGTGTCCGCGTCCACCTTCACGACGGCGACGTGGGCGCCGAAGGGGAAGGTGAAGTTGGACGGATCGTAAAACGCGGAGGCCTCCAGCGACGGCTCGACGCCGGCGGGGAGGTTCCACGCGAGATACGCCTGGAGCGTCACCTCCTGAATCGTCTTCGCCCGGTCCGGGCTGCCGCGGACGTAGAAGCGGCCCTGGTCGAAGGCGAGGTCGGCTTCCGCCGCCTCCAGCATGTGGGCGGCGATCTTCGCCGCCTTGTCGCGGACCCTCCGCGCGGCCACCGCGATCGCCGCGCCCCCGACGACGGTCGTCCGGCTGCCGTACGTGCCCCAGCCCATCGCGATGGCCCCGGTGTCGCCGTGCACCACCTCGATGTCGTCGATCGGCAGCCCCAATTCGTCCGCCACCAACTGCGCGAACGTCGTCTCTTCTCCCTGGCCGTGGGGCGACGTCCCGGTAAACACGGTCGCCTTGCCGGTCGGATGCAGGCGCACCATCGCGCTCTCCCAGAGGCCGCCCTGGAAGCCCACCGCGCCGGCCACCGCCGACGGGCCGAGCCCGCAGATCTCGACGTACGTGCTGAGACCGATCCCGAGATACCGGCCGTCCTTCGGCCCCTGCTTCTGCACGCCGCGGAGCCGCGCGTACTCGACCCGCTCGAGCGCGCGGTCGAGCGCCGGCGCGTAGTTGCCGCTGTCGTACGCGAGTCCCTCCGCCGTCGTGTACGGGAACTTGTCGGGCGGAATGAAGTTCTTGCGTCGCACCTCGGCCGGGTCCATGCCGAGGCGGCCGGCCACGAGGTCGACCATCCGCTCGATCAGATAGGCCGCCTCGGGCC
It contains:
- a CDS encoding MFS transporter, encoding MYGRVIVATLCVTETVSWGIVYYGFPVFLQAMERDLGASRVAVTGALSLALAVAALAALPAGRWIDRHGARALMTTGSVLAVVLLIAWSRVQSVGALYGVWAFMGLAMAMILYEPAFAAVVQWFPQHRDRALLTVTLVAGFASTIFMPVAAWLLDALGWRAAVATLAAVLGVITIPAHALLLRAPDGLGTAAGPGARASRDATLGAALRHDVFWILAAAFALGSFTVSSVSVHMIPYLAQHGYSTKVAAAVVGWIGGMQVPGRLLFVPVAAWLGAAWVTGSLFFAQAAAMALAAAGVLGAGLIPIVLLYGASAGMLTLARATVVADVWGRRHYGSIAGAMAVPANLARALGPVGAALLYAWLGGYARVFWLLTASLALAGLTVLVTEHRTAARPAASPGGATATNGR
- the coxB gene encoding cytochrome c oxidase subunit II — protein: MPGGATLQAGEIHRVWTVFLLTAAGVAGTVYALIFWSILRYRRRGDALPAQIRNHIVAEAVFTLIPLLIVAALFAVSFAAERRIERLDPRPAVTVRVTGFEWSWRFEYAGGGPTVSGTPNRPPVLVVPAGRPVRIVITSADVDHSFFVPAFLFKRDAIPGLVSSFDLSVTRPGVYRGECAEFCGLDHAAMTFTVSAVTSQAFDDWLRRSRP
- a CDS encoding cbb3-type cytochrome c oxidase subunit I; this translates as MSAAAALPAPASRVGLLGWLTTTNHKHIGILYMTTTLGFFAMAGLMSLVIRADLAVPNHPLVGRQVYAELFTLHGTGMIFLVIAPFGLGLANYILPLQIGAPDMAYPRLNALSYWLFLLGGLVAMSGLVTRGGAATAGWVAYAPLSTTGTPGMGMDLWIVGVFMVSASSIMTAINLIATTLLYRAPGMTMWRIPVFCWDMVVTSLIILIAFPPLAATLAMLLIDRRLGGHVFDPSQGGSAVVYQHLFWFFGHPEVYVMALPYFGMITEIIPVFSRKPVFGYTGFVLSTLAIAGLSMTVWAHHMFTTGAVVNPFFSAMSLLIAVPTGIKYVNWIGTMWRGALVFSAAMLFAVGFLLNFVLGGVTGVMIAAPPIDFWAEDTYFIVAHMHYVLGGGSLFAAMAAVYYWFPKITGVLLRERLGRLQFWLMFVGFNATFWPMHLLGLWGMQRRVVTYPPLPGWGAANLIASLGSAVLGVGVLVFLWNLWVSLRSPVRAGADPWGGYTLEWATTSPPPEFNFESLPPIRSERPVFDLHHPAAAALVREAP
- a CDS encoding cytochrome c oxidase subunit 4, with amino-acid sequence MSTTGRVMLGAAAFALVVAAIYWFVSYEMAGTLMLLTMTAGLAIAAVYLAARRGSPAADRPEARPADAAGEPVGVFASHSPWPVVLALGCAVGLTGLIYGWWLAALGGLAVTAALVGLVRDDRAAETPHGSPVRPSGGGSETGPPARSR
- a CDS encoding cytochrome bc complex cytochrome b subunit — encoded protein: MIRRLVLWLDDRLGAASFARRALRKAFPDHWAFVLGEVALYAYVLLVLTGVFLTFFFTASGQDVVYQGPYAPLRGVRMSAAYASVLSLSFEVRAGLVMRQIHHWAALVFVAAIAAHALRVFFTGAFRRPREINWLIGTSLLLLAMAAGFTGYSLPDDLLSGTGIRIAYSVLLSIPVVGTWAAFLFFGGEFPAPVTIGRLLALHIMLLQGLIIAALGLHLAIIWHQKHTQFRAPGRTENTVTGSPLWPNYAMKSIGLALVVFAVLAMLGGLFQINPVWLYGPYDPTTVSAPAQPDWYVGWLEGALRLMPNWEIRALGHTIPEPFFPGVVVPGVLIAAYALWPFIEQRVTGDREVHHFLDRARDAPGRSGVGAGGLAFLVVLTLAGSNDALARLFGVPVEVVTIVLRGLVLLVPAAVGWVTYVACRELKARDAHPAAAWHTLRRGPGGGYVESDDGR